The DNA region ATGTGATTGAGAGGACTGGAGCTGGAGATCAGACCCCATCTCTGCGTACCTCACTGCCCCGTGCACGCAGCCAATCTCGGGAACGTCCTGTTCTCGCTCCGATGCTCAAACCGAACCCACCGCAAGGATCCACTGATGGATTGCGAACATCCCGCACTGAGAGGGGGCGCTCTGTCGGAAACGAGGGCCCAAGGAGGCTCCATGCTCCACGTTCTCACAGCCAGAGTAAGTTGACTAGCCGGACTCGGTCCAGTGATGTCAGCCCGGGACCGGCTTCCTGCTACAGAGACCCTCAGCCCCCACCCCCAGACAGACGAGAGGACCTTCGGGCCAAACAATTGCCCCCATCATCGCCCAGAATAGGTGGTGGGTTCACCAAGAGGCAGTCGTCCTCATGCTCTAACTCACCTGTTAAAGGTGtccagaacaacaacaacagccccAGCAAGAAGATTATAACTACTCCCAGACCTCCTGCCCCTCGCTCACCCTCCATAGGAAAAGGCAGAATTCTGCCTCCAGTCATCTCAGGTGGTCGACGTTCACCTCACTCAACTCCCCGCAACTTTCACCATCATGCTGCCCGCACCCCCCGGACGTCACAGAGCCCTCGCTCTGCTGGGAGAGGCCACCATAGGAACTGGTCGTGCCTGGAGCGCCAGGAACCCGAGGAGGAAGCAGTGGGCCTTGGCTTCCAGATGCTGCCAACACTAGACCCCCAGAGGGAGCAGGAACTATATCGCAGCTTTGAGGCTGAGTTTCTGGCTAATACACAGCAGGTTAGGGGAGTGTCTTGTAGAGTCCCAGGTGGAGCGACCCTGCAGGGAGCTGGCACACATTCATTGCCAGCACCCACTGATCCTAACGTCACTGACTCTGCCTATTCCTCTTctaactcctccacctcctccctgaATGTGGGGGCAAAGATAGGAACTCTACCTGACCTCAGGGAATCCAAGAGAACTAATCCCCGTCACTTCCCACAGGAAGACCCCTTAAATTTACTTTATGGACACAATTTTGGAGGACCTCACAACTTTGGTCAAGGAGAGCCGGAGCACTGGGGGGAGCATGGAGGGGGTCTCAAGAAGCTCCCAGCCATCTCTAGCTCCATCGAGGAGAGGGAACCTCCATCTTCCCTGCCTGGTCttagagacacagacagattgATGAATCAGGTCCCCTCACAACCTGCTTTTCACTGTAGTAATATGAATGGAGACCATGGAGGTTTCCCCCCCACAGGGGGGCTGAAAGGTCAGCAGGGTCAGCTTGGCTGGGGCACAGGGCCTGAAGGTGATATTCCTCTGGAGAATCACCAGCCAAACTTACCTTATGACCTAGAAAATGGTGATGGCAGTGATGATCTCCCGCCCCCAGAGGCTTGTCCGTCTCCTGTGCCTCTTCCCCCCTCTGAGGACTGCTCCTTCCAGGATTCATCCAGTGAAAACTCTTCCATGTGCTTTAGCCTGAGTGAATCCCGCTCCGAATCACCCCCCGCATCTTCACCCCTGGCCAACGGGGACACTGATGGAGAAGGGCTGCAGACTAACAAAGGACAAAAGAAGACCGACAGCGTAGCCTCTAACTCTAAGCACAAACTGAGAGACAGGATGAAGCCTCGCATTGACAACAGGCCAGAAAACAGCCCCTCACGTATCCCCACCCCGCTCAGCTACAGAGATCTGCAGGCTCGTGACACGTTTTCCCCAAGCCACACCCCACCGCTGTCCCCTCAGAGCTCGCGCTCTACTGGTCGTCCAGCCACATGCAAGAGCCTGCACCAGGCCTTCGCAGATATGATCCATCCTCGACCATGTTCCCCAGCCATGGGAAACAAAGATTGCTCCTTCCCTGGACAGGCAGGGAGCCTGGACACTGAAGCTTGGATGTAATACAGATGACACATGGGGTTGTTGTCATGAACTTTGACTactgtgtaaaaaaaagacttgaGATTGGGCTATAGACTGTTTTTTATTGCATGTCTAACACTCCTTCTTTCTCACTTAGTTTCTCCCCTGAATAAATGCAGGGGGTTCACATCGCTTTTATGTGCCAAGCCAAATTATTTATTACCAAAGGAATGGTCTTTACTATTACTTTCACTGTAATTTTAATGTGTGCATGGGGATGCTTTTGCCAATcataaggtttttttttttttgcaaagacACTTGTGAAATTCTCATATTTGATACAGAGCGATAGAGGGAGAGCATATGTGCTGCCATGTGCCCCGCTGAGGGGCATGGTGAAGTGCCAGGGATTTAAAGCTGCAACTCTATAAACAGTGTAAACACTAAACCTTTAGTCAGATGGATTGGCTCCCTCTTGTGGTGTGCCACAGCATCTCTGCTTGCCTTGATAGTCAAAATACTGGTATGATGACTGTGATATTTTCAGTCTCCACATCTTCACATATGACTCCGTATACTCacatttacaatataataataggTAACATAGACAAATGTACTCCCATTATTCCTCTGACTTTAAGAACACTACAATCCCTGTATAGTTGTCTGCTGTTAATGAATTTGTTATGTCACCTTTTCACAACAATTGATGTAGTCGACATAGATATTTGTTCTTAATGTGTCACACGTTTTCGACATTATGTTTAAcgcagtaaaacatttaaactttttttctacttttaagTGGATGAAGTGTAAAAATATGAGGAGCAGTGAAGGCtgtgttactttgtgtcattgtcACTGAAGCAGAAATGTTGGGAGCTCCTCTGACCAAACTGTACTCTGGAATACAATGCTACATATATACAAAAGTCAAAGGCTAAGgagaatgaatgtgtaaatacatATCGATGTGCTCACTGATAGATGTGAGTATTTTGTATATACAAAGGCATTGAATATACAGTTAAATGTACATATTCACTGTAATCAGTTCTGCCTTAGCTATGCAATATTGGTGTTGGAAATGCCTTGACAATTCCCTTTGCCTTAAAATGTATTCGCAGGATagtttttgaatgtttttgctcAACATCACTAAGATCTATTCGGTAACACTACATTGCCATCATTTATGATAATAGAAATTGGAGAGTGTGAATGTGGAAATAAGTGAGGAACATTGCCAATTTTATTCTTAATGTAGGTGTACAATTCATGATGAAGATATATAATTTATTGCCTCTGAATcctatttgttgttttgaaacaCAAGAAGCCAGATAACCTACTTAGCAGATGGAATTTAAAGACAAGGCACAATGTGTGGTGACATCTAGTGGCTAACGAAAGACATGTTTATTCACAGTCAAAAGAGATACTGTTTTCTGATTTTGGAATTACATGTTCCGGTGTTAATTAGAGCCAATGGTATTATAAGGTGAAGTTTGATGGATGAAGAAGGACTTTGACTTGAGTGTCTGAATGTGTGCAACAGTGCATGAATAATAGATACTGTAACTGGATATTAGCGTCCTCTTGTGAAGCTCTTGCACAGTTGTCAAGAGTATGAGAGGCTAGAGCCCCGCTACAGTACTTCTGTTTTTTGGTATTTAACCGGTGTGGactttgtaaaatatatttgaaagtGGAAACGTTTGACATGTTGTCAATTAAGAGAAGTTGGtgttaatttgtttttcatgtgtttACAATGGTTTTGATGAATTTCTCCCAGAGAAATTGTGGAGACAATggcagtaaaaaaaagacatttgtggATAACATCTTTTTGCAGGGCACTGACACAGTAAATGGACTAGAAAAGAATGAAAGTGCGCACATATTTGTGTACATACGGTATGAGAATATGTTCAGAGATGGAGTGAAGAGGGGAGTAATGTAggtctaatttatttatttatgaaattaAGTCTCTTCGAGCTCAAGTTACATCTTTGTCCCAAGTAATATTAAATGAGCTGTAAGTCTTTCAGGAAATCTAAATGAGGTGGGGTCAACTGGTCAAAACATTTGcaattttaagatttttttctCAACAGTACATTGTGAAGAGACATAATTAAGACATAAAAGAGTAATTAGATTTAATGAAGACTCCTAAATACTACAAATAATTTGTAATGTGTCAGTTTTGTAGAGCTACATATGTAGCTGGTTATCACTTTCACCAGTACAAACAGATTTCTATCTGTTGTattcttattgtttttaatttaaatttgttttggcttatttaaagacatttgaacTTTGATCAACTGGTGTTTAAAATGTACCAGTTATGTGAACTACAACTTCATACAAACATTTGGTTGTCAATCACAAAATAATGATTGTCCATAATTAACTCTTTGTCCTGCACAACTTTGCAAATTTCATGAaactctctctccttctctctatccCTAATAAACGAAATCTGAATGTTCATGATTTGACAATTTCTTGTTTGCTAATGTTTCTTTCACTAAAACTTCAGTTAAATGTACATATTGCTTGGTATTGTGGAATTTGTATGTATGAAATAGCAATACTGCAATATTTCACAGGTTTTTTGAAGTTATAAAATGCAATGTCAAGTTGTTCTTGTAATAAAAAAATTCCGCTGAAGTTTGTGAATCATCTCTCATACATTTTTCATGTGGAGCTTCGATCACAGCAGTGTGCAGAACCGATAAGATTGAGATTTGGGGGAAGTCATGAAGTGCCCGTTTGAGAAAAGCCAAAACGTGAATGAGGATAATGACAGTAATATTCTTCTTCATGCACAATAATTACTAACTTATTTTACTTGAAACAACAGTTATTTGTTGCATATGATGTAAGATGATGTGTGTAATCATCCCATGTGTCCTCTTTGTGAAGAGTTTGGAGTCTGAAGttaaaaaatgcaacaaaactaaATGCCCTATATACCCTCGTCTGTCTTGGAGTAAGTGCAGAACAGAAATACTGACTGTTATTTACCATCATAATTAACATATTCCCAGTGATTTTACCTAGCCTATACTTAACTTAAACGTTAGTGTGTATTTTTTGAGGGATGTTGATTCAAATGTATGATTATTTTAGAGGCAGTTTGTGATGCTTGTTAATTATTGCATTATACTCACACTTCTTATTTTAGCAGTGTAATTGATAGGCTATACAAGGCATGGACAACATATTACCTCTGAGTATGTAGGGTTTACACTAATTatactaaaaaaacaacatttcatatATTCTTTCAACCAACATGTATGTTGTCAACTTTTAGAGTTCGGCGTTTATGTAAAGAAGcctattacattttaaaatgttaatcttAAGAAACAAGCTTCTCTGAATGAAAGCTGACGCTGCTCGTCTGTTTGCAAACGTTATTTTGTGAAAAGACGGAAGTAAGTGAAGTGGGAGGGGACGAAGGCCATCACAGCCCCTACTACGCCTGTCACGGTAAGGTGTTTGTGGAGATTTTCTCTCCAAATTCATTCTGAAGCTAGTCTAATTTTAACTCCAGAAGGTACGTTAATTCCTTCGGTAA from Cottoperca gobio chromosome 9, fCotGob3.1, whole genome shotgun sequence includes:
- the gas2l1 gene encoding GAS2-like protein 2 yields the protein MADQSNIQSAASKSIRPFKSSEEYLYAMKEDLAEWLNTLYDLDIIADTFMDGLGTGCALCRHANNVNRAAQDFQLEYPEAAQPMKVPSKDVVFQSRNVVSGSFVARDNVSNFISWCRQELWIKDVLMFETNDLVERCNEKNFVLCLLEVARRGAKFGMLAPMLIQLEEEIEEEIRDQESLRIDAEEPAEQSPPSRCFSRKESNQSVETEDEPEPEPFIWPQKRVLCDMRNLDELVREILGRCSCPAQFPMIKVSEGKYKVGDSSALIFIRVLRTHVMVRVGGGWDTLEHYLDKHDPCRCAAFAHRYHQAKASGQGQGAHSKSSSAHSSRSTSPGPHWRNDGIAPYKPPDRRSLEPPSAPCASSSSTRSGRSQNPSVPTELDSGAARNLLPRPPRDRSEPRHFNPLRNKETKLPVTRRLSGDSDSSTASSKGGGGGGGGGGGGRFSLGGASRRSGNEVVLLVNRKEGKHVIERTGAGDQTPSLRTSLPRARSQSRERPVLAPMLKPNPPQGSTDGLRTSRTERGRSVGNEGPRRLHAPRSHSQSKLTSRTRSSDVSPGPASCYRDPQPPPPDRREDLRAKQLPPSSPRIGGGFTKRQSSSCSNSPVKGVQNNNNSPSKKIITTPRPPAPRSPSIGKGRILPPVISGGRRSPHSTPRNFHHHAARTPRTSQSPRSAGRGHHRNWSCLERQEPEEEAVGLGFQMLPTLDPQREQELYRSFEAEFLANTQQVRGVSCRVPGGATLQGAGTHSLPAPTDPNVTDSAYSSSNSSTSSLNVGAKIGTLPDLRESKRTNPRHFPQEDPLNLLYGHNFGGPHNFGQGEPEHWGEHGGGLKKLPAISSSIEEREPPSSLPGLRDTDRLMNQVPSQPAFHCSNMNGDHGGFPPTGGLKGQQGQLGWGTGPEGDIPLENHQPNLPYDLENGDGSDDLPPPEACPSPVPLPPSEDCSFQDSSSENSSMCFSLSESRSESPPASSPLANGDTDGEGLQTNKGQKKTDSVASNSKHKLRDRMKPRIDNRPENSPSRIPTPLSYRDLQARDTFSPSHTPPLSPQSSRSTGRPATCKSLHQAFADMIHPRPCSPAMGNKDCSFPGQAGSLDTEAWM